The following coding sequences are from one Microtus pennsylvanicus isolate mMicPen1 chromosome 1, mMicPen1.hap1, whole genome shotgun sequence window:
- the Vgll3 gene encoding transcription cofactor vestigial-like protein 3 isoform X2, protein MSCAEVMYHPQPYGAPQYLPNPVAAATCPTACYHPAPQPGQQKLAVYSKMQDSLEVTLPSKQEEDEEEEDEDEEEEKDQPAEMEYLNSRCVLFTYFQGDIGSVVDEHFSRALGQASTLHPESAISKSKMGLTPLWRDSSALSSQRSNFPTSFWTSSYQPPPAPCLGGVHPDFQVTAPHGTFTTADPNSWPGHGLHQTGPAPPPTASESWHYPLASQVSPSYSHMHDMYMRHHHPHAHMHHRHHHHHHHPAAGSALDPAYGPLLMPSVRTARIPASQCDITKTDPTTVTTATSAWAGAFHGTVDIMPSVSFDAGLQHQDKSKESAWY, encoded by the exons ATGAGTTGTGCGGAGGTGATGTATCACCCCCAGCCGTATGGAGCGCCCCAGTATCTGCCCAACCCCGTGGCAGCTGCAACCTGCCCCACAGCCTGCTATCATCCGGCGCCCCAACCTGGCCAGCAG AAGTTAGCGGTATACagcaagatgcaggactctctgGAAGTCACGCTTCCCAGCAAacaagaggaggatgaggaggaggaggatgaggatgaggaggaggagaaagaccaGCCTGCCGAGATGGAGTACCTTAACTCTCGCTGTGTCCTTTTCACTTATTTCCAGGGAGACATTGGGTCAGTAGTGGATGAACACTTCTCAAGAGCTTTGGGCCAAGCCAGCACCTTGCATCCAGAATCTGCCATTTCAAAAAGCAAGATGGGGCTAACCCCCTTATGGCGAG aCAGCTCAGCTCTCTCAAGCCAGCGGAGTAATTTCCCAACTTCCTTTTGGACCAGCTCTTACCAGCCCCCACCTGCACCCTGTTTGGGGGGAGTTCATCCTGACTTCCAAGTCACTGCACCCCATGGCACCTTTACAACAGCAGACCCCAACTCTTGGCCAGGACATGGTCTGCATCAgactggccctgcccctccccctacTGCATCCGAGTCCTGGCACTATCCTCTGGCATCTCAGGTGAGCCCGTCCTACAGCCACATGCATGACATGTACATGCGGCATCACCATCCTCACGCCCACATGCATcaccgccaccaccatcaccaccaccacccagctgctggTTCTGCTCTGGATCCCGCGTATGGGCCCCTGCTAATGCCATCAGTGCGTACTGCCAGGATTCCTGCTTCCCAGTGTGACATCACAAAGACAGATCCGACTACAGTCACCACTGCTACCTCAGCATGGGCCGGAGCCTTTCATGGGACAGTGGACATCATGCCAAGTGTGAGCTTTGATGCAG
- the Vgll3 gene encoding transcription cofactor vestigial-like protein 3 isoform X1 has protein sequence MSCAEVMYHPQPYGAPQYLPNPVAAATCPTACYHPAPQPGQQKKLAVYSKMQDSLEVTLPSKQEEDEEEEDEDEEEEKDQPAEMEYLNSRCVLFTYFQGDIGSVVDEHFSRALGQASTLHPESAISKSKMGLTPLWRDSSALSSQRSNFPTSFWTSSYQPPPAPCLGGVHPDFQVTAPHGTFTTADPNSWPGHGLHQTGPAPPPTASESWHYPLASQVSPSYSHMHDMYMRHHHPHAHMHHRHHHHHHHPAAGSALDPAYGPLLMPSVRTARIPASQCDITKTDPTTVTTATSAWAGAFHGTVDIMPSVSFDAGLQHQDKSKESAWY, from the exons ATGAGTTGTGCGGAGGTGATGTATCACCCCCAGCCGTATGGAGCGCCCCAGTATCTGCCCAACCCCGTGGCAGCTGCAACCTGCCCCACAGCCTGCTATCATCCGGCGCCCCAACCTGGCCAGCAG AAGAAGTTAGCGGTATACagcaagatgcaggactctctgGAAGTCACGCTTCCCAGCAAacaagaggaggatgaggaggaggaggatgaggatgaggaggaggagaaagaccaGCCTGCCGAGATGGAGTACCTTAACTCTCGCTGTGTCCTTTTCACTTATTTCCAGGGAGACATTGGGTCAGTAGTGGATGAACACTTCTCAAGAGCTTTGGGCCAAGCCAGCACCTTGCATCCAGAATCTGCCATTTCAAAAAGCAAGATGGGGCTAACCCCCTTATGGCGAG aCAGCTCAGCTCTCTCAAGCCAGCGGAGTAATTTCCCAACTTCCTTTTGGACCAGCTCTTACCAGCCCCCACCTGCACCCTGTTTGGGGGGAGTTCATCCTGACTTCCAAGTCACTGCACCCCATGGCACCTTTACAACAGCAGACCCCAACTCTTGGCCAGGACATGGTCTGCATCAgactggccctgcccctccccctacTGCATCCGAGTCCTGGCACTATCCTCTGGCATCTCAGGTGAGCCCGTCCTACAGCCACATGCATGACATGTACATGCGGCATCACCATCCTCACGCCCACATGCATcaccgccaccaccatcaccaccaccacccagctgctggTTCTGCTCTGGATCCCGCGTATGGGCCCCTGCTAATGCCATCAGTGCGTACTGCCAGGATTCCTGCTTCCCAGTGTGACATCACAAAGACAGATCCGACTACAGTCACCACTGCTACCTCAGCATGGGCCGGAGCCTTTCATGGGACAGTGGACATCATGCCAAGTGTGAGCTTTGATGCAG
- the Vgll3 gene encoding transcription cofactor vestigial-like protein 3 isoform X3 translates to MSCAEVMYHPQPYGAPQYLPNPVAAATCPTACYHPAPQPGQQGDIGSVVDEHFSRALGQASTLHPESAISKSKMGLTPLWRDSSALSSQRSNFPTSFWTSSYQPPPAPCLGGVHPDFQVTAPHGTFTTADPNSWPGHGLHQTGPAPPPTASESWHYPLASQVSPSYSHMHDMYMRHHHPHAHMHHRHHHHHHHPAAGSALDPAYGPLLMPSVRTARIPASQCDITKTDPTTVTTATSAWAGAFHGTVDIMPSVSFDAGLQHQDKSKESAWY, encoded by the exons ATGAGTTGTGCGGAGGTGATGTATCACCCCCAGCCGTATGGAGCGCCCCAGTATCTGCCCAACCCCGTGGCAGCTGCAACCTGCCCCACAGCCTGCTATCATCCGGCGCCCCAACCTGGCCAGCAG GGAGACATTGGGTCAGTAGTGGATGAACACTTCTCAAGAGCTTTGGGCCAAGCCAGCACCTTGCATCCAGAATCTGCCATTTCAAAAAGCAAGATGGGGCTAACCCCCTTATGGCGAG aCAGCTCAGCTCTCTCAAGCCAGCGGAGTAATTTCCCAACTTCCTTTTGGACCAGCTCTTACCAGCCCCCACCTGCACCCTGTTTGGGGGGAGTTCATCCTGACTTCCAAGTCACTGCACCCCATGGCACCTTTACAACAGCAGACCCCAACTCTTGGCCAGGACATGGTCTGCATCAgactggccctgcccctccccctacTGCATCCGAGTCCTGGCACTATCCTCTGGCATCTCAGGTGAGCCCGTCCTACAGCCACATGCATGACATGTACATGCGGCATCACCATCCTCACGCCCACATGCATcaccgccaccaccatcaccaccaccacccagctgctggTTCTGCTCTGGATCCCGCGTATGGGCCCCTGCTAATGCCATCAGTGCGTACTGCCAGGATTCCTGCTTCCCAGTGTGACATCACAAAGACAGATCCGACTACAGTCACCACTGCTACCTCAGCATGGGCCGGAGCCTTTCATGGGACAGTGGACATCATGCCAAGTGTGAGCTTTGATGCAG